A section of the Anabaena cylindrica PCC 7122 genome encodes:
- the rpmE gene encoding 50S ribosomal protein L31 — translation MAKSDIHPKWYPDAKVYCNGQVVMTIGSTKPELHVDVWSGNHPFYTGTQKMIDAEGRVERFLRKYGMSSTQETGDTTK, via the coding sequence ATGGCTAAATCTGATATTCATCCCAAGTGGTATCCAGACGCTAAAGTCTACTGCAACGGTCAAGTCGTTATGACCATAGGTTCAACCAAACCCGAACTGCACGTAGATGTTTGGTCTGGAAATCACCCCTTTTACACTGGTACTCAGAAGATGATTGACGCTGAGGGTCGAGTTGAACGTTTCCTCCGCAAGTACGGTATGAGCAGTACTCAAGAAACTGGCGATACTACAAAGTAG
- the rplM gene encoding 50S ribosomal protein L13, translating to MSSKTYLPPQATLERDWYVVDATDKRLGRLASEIAMILRGKKKPEYTPHMDTGDFVVVINAEKVAVTGKKRTQKIYRRHSGRPGGMKTETFAKLQQRLPERILEHAVKGMLPKNSLGKQLFTKLKVYAGPTHPHAAQQPKELVINTIPGEN from the coding sequence ATGAGTAGTAAAACATACCTTCCTCCTCAAGCAACCCTTGAGCGTGACTGGTACGTAGTAGATGCCACCGATAAACGCCTCGGCCGTCTGGCCAGCGAAATCGCCATGATCCTCAGAGGGAAAAAGAAACCTGAATATACCCCTCATATGGACACAGGTGATTTTGTAGTTGTCATCAATGCCGAAAAAGTGGCAGTTACAGGCAAAAAACGTACCCAAAAAATCTACCGTCGCCATTCTGGTCGTCCTGGTGGAATGAAAACAGAAACCTTTGCCAAGCTGCAACAGCGCCTACCCGAAAGGATTTTAGAACACGCTGTTAAAGGGATGCTGCCTAAAAATAGCTTAGGTAAGCAATTATTCACTAAATTGAAAGTATACGCTGGTCCTACTCATCCCCATGCGGCTCAACAACCCAAAGAACTAGTAATTAATACAATTCCTGGAGAAAATTAA
- the rpsI gene encoding 30S ribosomal protein S9, which produces MQVAEANSGRAVYWGTGRRKSAVARVRLVPGEGKFVVNGKDGELYFQFNANYLGAIKAPLETLGLESEYDILVKAEGGGLTGQADSIRLGVARALCQLDPDNRPPLKTEGYLTRDPRAKERKKYGLHKARKAPQYSKR; this is translated from the coding sequence ATGCAAGTAGCAGAAGCTAATAGCGGTCGCGCCGTTTACTGGGGTACAGGCCGCCGTAAGTCCGCAGTAGCGCGGGTACGTCTAGTTCCAGGCGAAGGCAAGTTTGTTGTCAATGGCAAAGATGGAGAATTGTATTTCCAATTTAATGCCAACTATCTAGGAGCTATCAAAGCGCCCTTAGAGACCTTAGGACTAGAAAGCGAATATGACATTTTAGTCAAAGCAGAAGGTGGCGGCTTAACAGGACAAGCAGATTCCATTCGCTTGGGAGTAGCCCGTGCCTTATGCCAACTAGACCCAGATAATCGCCCACCTTTGAAAACCGAAGGCTACCTAACTCGTGACCCACGAGCTAAAGAACGGAAGAAATACGGTTTACACAAAGCGCGGAAAGCTCCTCAGTACTCCAAACGGTAA